In the genome of Fusobacterium necrogenes, one region contains:
- the ftsH gene encoding ATP-dependent zinc metalloprotease FtsH, with the protein MNDKNLFEENENQKIEEKEKELQQESKEPLDQKKEELKVEDERKKEFEDEVKERKEELRNKLKEGMAQNSDKNSKNKDEENKLKQLGGKFNFKGFIMLLFIVTLVMSLPAMLSDTRKTPNNEISYSEFLQSVKDGKIKKVDEKEGYVYGYTSNEKEVYSARMITDRLGGDEKLIGVIEANGATIKSVPPQQMPLLLNILISWFPMLLLIGVWIFMMNKMGKGNGGGPQIFNVGKSKAKENGEDVSKVTFADVAGITEAKVELEEVVKFLREPEKFKNIGARIPKGVLLLGAPGTGKTLLAKAVAGEAKVPFFSMSGSEFVEMFVGVGASRVRDLFNKARKNAPCIIFIDEIDAVGRKRGSGQGGGNDEREQTLNQLLVEMDGFGTDETIIVLAATNRPEILDRALMRPGRFDRQVFVDSPDIDGREAILKVHVRGKKLSKDVDLRTIAKKTPGFVGADLANLLNEAAILAARDNREEITMEDLEEASEKVSIGPERKSKKVIEKERKITAYHEAGHAVMHYALPNTDPVHKISIVPRGMAGGYTMALPEEDRSYKSKSEFLDEMRILYGGRAAEQIVFGDITTGASNDIERATAIAHAIVTRFGMNEKFGPILLDNTKEGDYFQQKYYSDVTGKEVDEEILKIVQTMYKETIDTLTKYYDRLDAVAKALLEREHLNREEFEAIMKGETIPTKKDLIEPNTEKISE; encoded by the coding sequence TTGAACGATAAAAATTTATTTGAAGAAAATGAAAATCAAAAAATAGAAGAGAAAGAAAAAGAACTTCAGCAAGAAAGTAAAGAACCACTTGATCAAAAGAAAGAAGAATTAAAAGTTGAGGATGAAAGAAAAAAAGAGTTTGAAGATGAAGTAAAAGAAAGAAAAGAAGAGCTAAGAAATAAATTAAAAGAGGGAATGGCTCAAAATAGTGATAAGAATAGTAAGAATAAAGATGAAGAGAATAAATTAAAGCAATTAGGAGGAAAGTTTAATTTTAAAGGTTTTATAATGCTACTATTTATAGTAACATTAGTAATGTCTCTTCCAGCTATGTTATCTGATACTAGAAAGACTCCTAATAATGAAATTTCATATTCAGAATTTCTACAATCTGTAAAAGATGGAAAAATAAAAAAAGTAGATGAAAAAGAGGGGTATGTTTATGGATATACTTCTAATGAAAAAGAAGTATACAGTGCTAGGATGATAACTGATAGATTGGGTGGAGATGAGAAACTAATTGGAGTTATAGAGGCTAATGGAGCAACTATAAAATCTGTTCCACCTCAACAGATGCCGTTACTTCTAAATATTTTAATATCATGGTTCCCAATGTTATTATTAATTGGTGTATGGATATTCATGATGAATAAGATGGGAAAAGGTAATGGTGGTGGCCCACAAATATTCAACGTAGGAAAATCTAAAGCCAAGGAAAATGGAGAAGATGTTTCAAAAGTCACCTTTGCAGATGTAGCTGGAATTACAGAGGCAAAGGTAGAATTAGAAGAGGTTGTAAAATTCTTGAGAGAACCAGAGAAATTTAAGAATATAGGAGCGAGAATTCCTAAAGGTGTATTATTATTAGGAGCACCAGGAACTGGTAAAACTTTACTTGCAAAAGCAGTGGCTGGAGAAGCAAAAGTTCCTTTCTTTAGTATGTCTGGTTCTGAATTTGTAGAGATGTTTGTAGGGGTAGGAGCCTCAAGAGTTAGAGACTTATTTAATAAAGCTAGAAAAAATGCTCCTTGTATAATATTTATAGACGAAATAGATGCTGTTGGTAGAAAAAGAGGATCTGGACAAGGTGGAGGAAATGATGAAAGAGAGCAAACTCTTAATCAACTTCTTGTTGAGATGGATGGATTTGGAACTGATGAAACTATTATAGTTTTAGCAGCTACGAACAGGCCTGAAATTTTAGATAGAGCTCTTATGAGACCTGGAAGATTTGATAGACAAGTATTTGTAGATAGCCCAGATATTGACGGAAGAGAAGCTATCTTAAAAGTACATGTAAGAGGTAAAAAACTTTCTAAAGATGTTGATCTCAGAACAATAGCAAAGAAAACTCCAGGATTTGTAGGGGCAGATTTAGCTAATTTATTAAATGAGGCAGCTATACTAGCGGCAAGAGATAATAGAGAAGAGATTACTATGGAAGATTTAGAAGAAGCTTCTGAAAAAGTAAGTATAGGGCCAGAAAGAAAATCTAAAAAAGTTATTGAAAAAGAAAGAAAAATAACAGCTTATCATGAAGCTGGACATGCCGTGATGCATTATGCACTCCCTAATACAGATCCAGTTCATAAAATTTCTATTGTTCCTAGAGGAATGGCTGGTGGTTATACTATGGCATTACCTGAAGAAGATAGAAGTTATAAATCTAAGAGTGAATTTTTAGATGAAATGAGAATACTTTATGGAGGGAGAGCAGCAGAGCAAATAGTTTTTGGAGATATTACAACTGGAGCAAGTAATGATATTGAAAGAGCTACAGCAATTGCACATGCTATTGTAACTAGGTTTGGTATGAATGAAAAATTTGGACCGATATTATTGGATAATACTAAAGAAGGAGATTATTTTCAACAGAAGTATTACAGTGATGTAACTGGTAAAGAAGTAGATGAAGAGATATTAAAAATTGTTCAAACAATGTATAAAGAAACAATAGATACTTTAACAAAATATTATGATAGATTAGATGCGGTAGCAAAAGCTTTGTTAGAAAGAGAGCATTTAAATAGAGAAGAATTTGAGGCTATAATGAAGGGGGAGACTATTCCAACTAAAAAAGATCTAATAGAGCCTAATACAGAAAAAATTTCTGAATAA
- the tilS gene encoding tRNA lysidine(34) synthetase TilS, with protein sequence MRVFERIVIKNEKEALIESRDRVVVGFSGGPDSVFLVEMLLKLKEKINFNIVLVHINHLLRGEEAQRDEDFSINYGKSKKLEVFTKKIDVISLAKKSGISLEEAGREARYSFYAKIMQKTKSNKIVLAHNKDDQIETFIFRLSRGTGLCGLEGILSKRDVYIRPISEIYKSEIIEYLNKNKIAYCIDSTNLKNDFTRNSIRLDLIPFIEQRYNPKFKDKIFSLIEEIREINFFIEEEIKRFQQSDILKVSEILRFPKNIRGRILSKFLYKHGLDVNRKKISLIENILEKGGSQEVTLSSEYILKKEYDILKVEKKYLIKESIREICMVIPNRVEYGNYIIEAEYTDRIEQNRDCFYTNLKVGDTLIIRGRKEGDKINPIGMKGEKKLKDIFINEKIAKRDRNFIPLVVHKGNIVWIAGIRGNEKYSSTAKICVKLSVRRIK encoded by the coding sequence ATGAGAGTGTTTGAGAGAATAGTAATTAAGAATGAGAAGGAAGCTTTAATAGAGAGTAGAGATAGGGTTGTTGTAGGGTTTTCAGGTGGACCAGATTCTGTTTTCTTAGTAGAGATGCTTCTTAAGTTGAAAGAGAAAATTAATTTTAATATTGTATTGGTGCATATTAATCATCTTTTAAGAGGAGAAGAGGCCCAAAGAGATGAAGATTTTTCAATAAACTATGGGAAATCAAAAAAGTTGGAAGTTTTTACTAAAAAAATAGATGTGATTAGTTTAGCAAAAAAAAGTGGTATATCTTTAGAGGAAGCTGGTCGTGAAGCAAGATATAGCTTCTATGCTAAAATTATGCAAAAAACTAAAAGTAATAAAATTGTTTTAGCTCATAATAAAGATGATCAAATAGAGACATTTATATTCAGACTTTCAAGAGGAACAGGACTTTGTGGATTAGAGGGAATTTTATCTAAAAGAGATGTGTATATTCGTCCTATTTCTGAAATATATAAGAGTGAAATTATAGAATATTTAAATAAAAATAAAATAGCTTATTGCATAGATAGTACAAATTTAAAAAATGATTTTACAAGAAATAGTATAAGGCTTGATTTAATACCATTTATAGAACAAAGATATAACCCTAAATTCAAGGATAAAATTTTTTCATTAATAGAGGAGATTAGGGAGATAAATTTTTTTATAGAAGAAGAAATAAAAAGATTTCAACAAAGTGATATTCTGAAAGTTTCTGAAATTTTAAGATTTCCAAAAAATATTAGAGGAAGAATTCTTAGTAAGTTTCTTTATAAGCATGGACTAGATGTAAATAGGAAAAAAATATCTTTGATAGAGAATATTTTAGAAAAAGGTGGAAGTCAAGAGGTTACCCTTAGTAGTGAATATATTTTAAAAAAGGAGTATGATATACTAAAAGTAGAAAAGAAATATCTCATAAAAGAAAGTATTAGAGAAATTTGTATGGTAATTCCAAATAGAGTGGAGTATGGAAACTATATCATAGAAGCTGAGTATACAGATAGAATTGAGCAAAATAGAGATTGCTTTTATACAAATCTTAAAGTAGGAGATACTCTCATAATAAGAGGAAGAAAAGAGGGAGATAAGATCAATCCAATAGGTATGAAGGGGGAAAAAAAATTAAAAGATATATTTATAAATGAAAAAATAGCTAAAAGAGACAGAAATTTTATCCCACTTGTAGTCCATAAAGGAAATATTGTATGGATAGCTGGGATTAGAGGAAATGAAAAGTATAGTAGTACAGCTAAAATTTGCGTTAAACTGAGTGTAAGGAGGATAAAGTAA
- a CDS encoding B12-binding domain-containing radical SAM protein: MGKIVLTAINSQYVHLNVAVRYLKKFVEKNSDVRLDIYETNINNQLINIIKDLFELQPSVIIFSTYIWNKEYVFSLTKELKKILPNLKIALGGPEVSYEWEKIMKENEEIDYIFIGEGEKVLLNFLTQEISQVKGVVYRENLEIKYNGAEPLIENLDIIPFPYDDEELQDKTKIFYYESSRGCPFNCSYCMSSIDKSVRYYSIDRIKKDLKKFIDSPIRLLKFVDRTFNLSREKYMAIWKFLLENYREGITFHFEINANIFNNETLIFLETVPKGYFQFEIGVQTIDVQAMKSIRRVNDLKKLEYNVRKITKNIHLHLDLIVGLPYETYEKFKYSFDYVYNMKPEMIQLGFLKLLKGTKMYEEREKYNYKYFSKPPYEVFSNEFISFAEIVKLKNLEKVLDFYYNSEKFSESVQWIIESHYKSAFSFYEEIADYFDKRGYLKVSHKESTLFTFLYEFYIEKNFKDRDIFIEYLKYDYLMLGKTGFYPEWFKSEKDGKLYDEIIRKGNYKSIRDGHKNSELEKFNYNIFTKKFENIYIFFDYRTKLTKIVEKH, encoded by the coding sequence ATGGGAAAAATCGTTTTAACTGCTATAAATAGTCAATATGTACATTTAAATGTAGCAGTTAGATATTTAAAGAAATTTGTTGAAAAAAATAGCGATGTGAGATTAGATATTTATGAAACAAATATAAATAATCAATTAATAAATATAATTAAAGATTTGTTTGAATTACAACCAAGTGTGATAATATTTTCGACCTATATATGGAATAAGGAATATGTTTTTAGTTTAACCAAAGAGTTGAAAAAGATACTTCCAAATTTGAAAATAGCTTTGGGCGGACCAGAGGTATCTTATGAATGGGAAAAAATTATGAAAGAAAATGAAGAGATAGACTATATTTTTATTGGAGAAGGAGAGAAAGTTTTACTTAATTTTTTGACTCAAGAAATTTCACAAGTAAAAGGTGTAGTATATAGAGAAAATTTAGAAATAAAATATAATGGAGCAGAACCACTTATAGAAAATTTAGATATAATTCCATTTCCATATGATGATGAAGAATTACAAGATAAGACTAAGATATTTTACTATGAATCTTCAAGAGGATGTCCATTTAATTGTTCATATTGTATGTCTTCAATAGATAAAAGTGTAAGATACTATTCTATTGATAGGATAAAGAAAGATTTAAAAAAATTTATCGACTCACCTATAAGACTTTTAAAGTTTGTAGATCGAACTTTTAATTTAAGTAGAGAAAAATATATGGCTATTTGGAAATTTTTATTAGAAAATTATAGAGAGGGAATTACCTTTCATTTTGAGATAAATGCTAATATATTCAATAATGAAACATTAATTTTTTTAGAAACTGTGCCAAAAGGATATTTTCAATTTGAAATAGGAGTTCAGACAATAGATGTTCAAGCTATGAAAAGTATAAGAAGAGTAAATGATTTAAAAAAATTAGAGTACAATGTTAGAAAAATAACTAAAAATATTCATTTACATTTAGATTTAATTGTAGGACTTCCATATGAAACCTATGAAAAATTTAAATACTCTTTTGATTATGTATATAATATGAAACCTGAAATGATACAGCTTGGATTTTTAAAGCTTTTAAAAGGAACAAAGATGTATGAAGAGAGAGAAAAATATAATTATAAATATTTTTCTAAGCCGCCATATGAAGTTTTTTCAAATGAATTTATAAGTTTTGCTGAGATAGTGAAATTAAAAAATTTAGAAAAAGTTTTAGATTTTTATTACAATTCTGAAAAATTTTCAGAAAGTGTACAATGGATAATTGAAAGTCATTATAAAAGTGCTTTTTCTTTTTATGAAGAAATTGCTGACTACTTTGACAAAAGGGGGTATTTAAAGGTAAGTCATAAAGAAAGTACACTTTTTACTTTTTTATATGAATTTTATATAGAGAAGAACTTTAAAGATAGAGATATATTTATAGAATATTTAAAATATGATTATTTGATGTTAGGGAAAACAGGATTTTATCCAGAGTGGTTTAAAAGTGAAAAAGATGGAAAGTTATATGATGAAATTATTAGAAAAGGAAATTATAAAAGTATTAGAGATGGACATAAGAATAGTGAATTAGAAAAATTTAATTATAATATTTTTACAAAAAAATTTGAAAACATTTATATATTTTTTGATTATAGAACTAAACTTACAAAAATAGTAGAAAAGCACTGA
- the mltG gene encoding endolytic transglycosylase MltG, which yields MKKNYYIILCILVLLILAVSGHVFYQINGKKEYNVSLTIEKDQALRKSLISLPNSKNFIFKLYLKFRDGGKGIKAGQYHIEGKYSLKEIIDILESGKGRIVKVTIPEGFSIKQIVEHLEKMGHINNYEFYEELNKAAQSFPYPTPNGNFEGYLYPETYFLPEKYNEKMLVETMLKEFLKKFPSEKYPNKDEFYQKLIMASILEREAMLKSEKPIMASVFYNRMKKGMTLSSDATVNFVFDYKKRRIYYKDLDVESPYNTYKYKGLPPAPICNPAIDSILAAYNPAETDYLFFVARGDGGHFFSKTYKEHLNFQKNNKIRE from the coding sequence ATGAAAAAAAATTATTATATCATACTATGCATATTAGTTTTACTGATATTAGCAGTTAGTGGACACGTTTTTTATCAAATAAATGGAAAAAAGGAGTATAATGTATCACTTACAATAGAAAAAGATCAAGCTCTTAGGAAATCATTGATATCACTTCCAAATTCAAAAAATTTTATTTTTAAGCTATATTTGAAGTTTAGAGATGGAGGAAAAGGGATAAAAGCAGGACAATATCACATTGAAGGAAAATATTCTTTAAAAGAGATAATAGACATACTAGAATCAGGAAAAGGAAGGATAGTAAAAGTTACAATTCCAGAAGGTTTTAGTATAAAGCAGATAGTTGAACATTTAGAAAAAATGGGCCATATAAATAATTATGAATTTTATGAAGAGTTGAATAAAGCAGCACAGAGTTTTCCTTATCCAACACCAAATGGAAATTTTGAAGGATATCTTTATCCAGAAACATATTTTTTACCAGAAAAATACAATGAAAAAATGTTGGTAGAAACCATGTTAAAAGAGTTTTTAAAAAAATTTCCAAGTGAAAAATATCCCAATAAAGATGAATTTTATCAAAAGTTAATAATGGCTTCAATATTAGAAAGAGAAGCTATGTTAAAGAGTGAAAAACCAATAATGGCTTCTGTTTTTTATAATAGAATGAAAAAGGGAATGACATTATCATCTGATGCTACAGTAAATTTTGTATTTGATTATAAAAAAAGAAGAATATATTATAAAGATTTAGATGTAGAATCGCCATATAATACATATAAGTATAAAGGATTACCACCTGCACCTATATGTAATCCAGCTATAGATTCAATCTTAGCAGCTTATAATCCAGCTGAAACCGATTACCTTTTTTTTGTTGCTAGAGGTGATGGAGGACATTTTTTTAGTAAAACATATAAAGAACATTTGAATTTTCAAAAAAATAATAAAATTAGGGAGTAA
- a CDS encoding phospho-sugar mutase, which translates to MGKNYLDYYKMWLESKNITEKDRKELLEIRDDDKEIENRFYTDLSFGTAGMRGVRGVGRNRINNYNIRKATQGLANYILATTGEEGAKRGVAIAYDCRIGSTEYALNTALVLAGNGIKAYLFESLRSTPELSFATRELKAQAGVMVTASHNPQEYNGYKVYWEDGAQIVEPQASGVVNAVNSVDIFNDIKMISEEEAKAKGLLEYIGKAVDDRFIEEVEKQAINTDLPNKKDFKIVYSPLHGTGRVAVQRVLKEMGYESVYTVPEQEMPDGMFPTCSYANPEDKSVFKLSTELADKIGANICLANDPDADRTGIAIKDDNENWYYPNGNQLGILLMNYLLEMNKNLPANGAVISTIVSTPMLDVIAKDKNVKLYRTLTGFKYIGEKIRQFENKELDGTYLFGFEESIGYLVGTHVRDKDAVVSSLLITEMACYYDSIGSTLYKELNKLYEKYGWYKEETVSITKTGKSGLEEIGKIMKNMREKEHTVICGEKVVVCRDYKLQVEKDCVTGETRKIDLPKSDVIQFVLEDKTYITVRPSGTEPKIKYYLCVVASGDKEADEKLAYVKAEFLKYVDAL; encoded by the coding sequence ATGGGAAAAAATTATTTAGATTATTACAAAATGTGGTTAGAATCAAAAAATATAACTGAAAAAGATAGAAAAGAACTTTTAGAAATAAGAGATGATGATAAAGAGATTGAAAATAGATTTTATACAGATTTAAGTTTTGGAACTGCTGGAATGAGAGGGGTAAGAGGAGTAGGAAGAAATAGAATCAATAACTACAATATCAGAAAAGCTACTCAAGGACTAGCTAACTATATTCTAGCAACAACTGGAGAAGAGGGAGCAAAAAGAGGAGTAGCAATAGCTTATGATTGTAGAATAGGTTCTACTGAATACGCTTTAAATACAGCTCTTGTACTTGCAGGAAATGGAATAAAGGCATATCTATTTGAATCTCTAAGATCAACACCAGAGTTATCATTTGCAACTAGAGAGTTAAAAGCTCAAGCAGGGGTAATGGTAACAGCTTCTCACAATCCCCAAGAGTACAATGGATATAAAGTATATTGGGAAGATGGGGCTCAAATAGTTGAACCACAAGCTAGTGGAGTAGTAAATGCTGTAAACTCAGTAGATATTTTCAATGATATAAAAATGATAAGTGAAGAGGAAGCAAAAGCTAAAGGACTATTAGAATATATAGGAAAAGCAGTAGATGATAGATTTATAGAAGAGGTAGAAAAACAAGCTATAAATACAGATTTACCAAATAAAAAAGATTTTAAAATAGTTTATTCTCCACTACATGGAACAGGAAGAGTAGCTGTTCAAAGAGTTTTAAAAGAGATGGGATATGAGTCTGTATACACAGTGCCTGAGCAAGAGATGCCAGATGGAATGTTCCCAACTTGTTCATATGCTAACCCTGAAGATAAATCAGTATTTAAATTAAGTACAGAGTTAGCTGATAAAATAGGAGCAAATATCTGTTTAGCTAATGACCCAGATGCTGATAGAACAGGTATAGCTATAAAAGATGACAATGAAAATTGGTACTATCCTAATGGAAACCAATTGGGAATCTTATTGATGAACTATCTATTAGAGATGAATAAAAATCTTCCAGCTAATGGAGCAGTAATATCTACAATAGTTTCTACTCCTATGCTAGATGTAATAGCTAAAGATAAGAATGTAAAATTATATAGAACTTTAACAGGATTTAAATATATAGGAGAAAAGATTAGACAGTTTGAAAATAAAGAGTTAGATGGTACATATCTATTTGGATTTGAAGAGTCTATTGGATACCTAGTAGGAACACATGTAAGAGATAAGGATGCTGTAGTATCTTCACTGTTAATTACAGAGATGGCATGTTACTATGACAGTATAGGTTCTACTCTTTATAAAGAGTTAAATAAACTATATGAAAAATATGGTTGGTATAAGGAAGAGACAGTTTCTATAACTAAGACAGGAAAATCTGGATTGGAAGAGATTGGAAAAATAATGAAAAATATGAGAGAGAAAGAGCATACAGTAATCTGTGGTGAAAAAGTAGTAGTGTGTAGAGATTATAAATTACAAGTAGAAAAAGATTGTGTAACAGGGGAAACTAGAAAAATAGATTTACCAAAATCTGATGTTATCCAATTTGTATTAGAAGATAAAACTTATATTACTGTTAGACCATCAGGAACAGAACCAAAAATCAAATACTATCTATGTGTAGTAGCTTCTGGAGATAAGGAAGCAGATGAAAAGCTAGCATATGTAAAAGCTGAGTTTTTAAAATATGTAGATGCTCTATAA
- the hemW gene encoding radical SAM family heme chaperone HemW: MVDGIYIHIPFCMNKCNYCDFLSFKSNEEERKKYVDYILKEIDLYPKYEYDTVYFGGGTPSLLNCKDVERIIKKLNIKAGAEITLEVNPKTVNLEKLKGFKKAGINRVSIGMQTFDEKMLQVLGRMHNSNEGIETYYQAREAGFDNISLDLMFSLPNQSIEKVKQDLERLLELRPEHFSIYSLIWEEGTAFFKKLEEGVYRETDNDLEAQMFEYIIDRATEAGYIHYEISNFCLPSKEARHNSKYWENREYLGIGLGASGYIGVKRYKNQVQFSKYYDNIERGILPILEEEIVTAETKEEYKYMLGFRLLNKGVIPSGKYLEKCISLEEQGFLKRSGEAYILTRKGIMLANDVLDKFI; encoded by the coding sequence ATGGTAGATGGAATATATATACATATTCCTTTCTGCATGAATAAGTGTAACTACTGTGATTTTTTATCTTTTAAGTCTAATGAAGAAGAGAGAAAAAAATATGTAGATTACATTTTAAAAGAGATAGACTTATATCCTAAATATGAGTATGATACAGTTTATTTTGGAGGGGGAACTCCCTCCCTTTTAAATTGTAAAGATGTAGAGAGGATAATAAAAAAATTAAATATAAAAGCTGGGGCAGAGATTACTTTAGAAGTAAATCCTAAAACTGTAAATTTAGAAAAGTTAAAAGGCTTTAAAAAAGCTGGAATAAATAGAGTGAGCATAGGAATGCAGACATTTGATGAAAAAATGTTACAAGTTTTGGGAAGAATGCATAACTCCAATGAAGGTATTGAAACTTATTATCAAGCTAGAGAGGCTGGTTTTGATAATATTAGCTTAGATTTAATGTTTTCACTCCCTAATCAAAGCATAGAAAAAGTAAAACAGGATTTAGAAAGATTGTTAGAGTTAAGACCTGAACATTTTTCTATATACTCACTTATTTGGGAAGAGGGGACAGCTTTTTTTAAAAAATTAGAAGAGGGAGTATATAGAGAAACTGATAATGATTTAGAAGCTCAGATGTTTGAATATATAATAGATAGAGCTACTGAAGCTGGATATATTCACTATGAGATATCTAACTTTTGTTTACCTAGCAAAGAGGCAAGACATAATTCAAAATATTGGGAAAATAGAGAGTATTTAGGTATTGGATTGGGGGCTTCTGGTTATATTGGAGTAAAAAGATATAAAAATCAGGTGCAATTTTCTAAATATTATGATAATATAGAAAGAGGAATATTACCTATATTAGAAGAGGAGATAGTAACTGCTGAAACTAAAGAGGAATATAAGTATATGTTAGGTTTTAGATTGCTCAATAAAGGTGTGATTCCTAGTGGAAAATATTTAGAAAAATGTATCTCATTAGAAGAGCAAGGTTTTCTAAAAAGGAGTGGAGAAGCTTATATTTTAACTAGAAAAGGAATAATGCTTGCTAATGATGTTTTAGATAAGTTTATTTAA
- a CDS encoding YggS family pyridoxal phosphate-dependent enzyme produces MSNIKNNIEEIQKDIKDYSIYPEKVKFTAVTKYVDAEVMNSILDCGVKVFGENKAQVIKEKYEKYFSEGRKDIEWHFIGNLQKNKVKYIAPFVKLIHSVNKLSLAQEIDKKALQNNRVIDVLLEINIAGEESKEGYELEELYKELPQLLELKNINIIGLMTMAPFVDDEALVRGVFRRLREIKDELNEKTFNGKLTELSMGMTNDYKIALEEGATIIRVGRKIYK; encoded by the coding sequence ATGAGTAACATAAAAAATAATATTGAAGAGATTCAAAAAGATATAAAAGATTACTCTATTTATCCTGAAAAAGTAAAGTTTACAGCTGTAACAAAATATGTAGATGCTGAAGTTATGAATAGTATATTAGATTGTGGAGTAAAAGTTTTTGGAGAGAACAAAGCCCAAGTTATCAAAGAGAAGTATGAAAAATATTTTTCTGAGGGAAGAAAAGATATAGAGTGGCATTTTATAGGTAATCTTCAAAAAAATAAGGTAAAATATATAGCTCCTTTTGTAAAGCTTATACACTCTGTAAATAAACTATCTCTTGCTCAAGAAATAGATAAGAAAGCACTACAAAATAATAGAGTGATAGATGTACTTTTAGAAATAAATATTGCTGGAGAAGAGAGTAAAGAGGGGTATGAATTAGAAGAGTTATACAAAGAATTACCTCAACTTTTAGAATTAAAAAATATAAATATAATAGGCCTTATGACTATGGCTCCTTTTGTAGATGATGAGGCTCTTGTTAGAGGTGTATTTAGAAGGCTTAGAGAGATTAAAGATGAGTTAAATGAAAAGACTTTCAATGGGAAACTTACAGAGCTTTCAATGGGAATGACAAATGATTATAAGATAGCATTAGAAGAGGGAGCTACTATTATAAGAGTAGGAAGAAAAATATATAAATAA
- the sepF gene encoding cell division protein SepF, whose translation MNKNPIDKIKVLFGLDNPDGAGTDTDIDFEDTGITDIEIMEERKEQDSIPANSQIQNSNKQNSKKQISSLEAELGGSNYQTIFLDPKTYSDCKKIVDYIRADKMVTLNLEYLDELTAVRLMNFISGAMTVKEATYLMISKKVYTVVPKSMKVYYEDKKIIIPKIFKGFGEER comes from the coding sequence ATGAATAAAAACCCAATAGATAAGATAAAAGTATTATTTGGATTAGATAATCCAGATGGAGCTGGGACAGATACCGATATAGATTTTGAAGATACTGGAATCACTGATATCGAAATAATGGAAGAAAGAAAAGAACAAGATTCTATTCCAGCTAATTCACAGATACAAAATTCAAATAAACAAAATTCTAAAAAACAAATTTCGTCATTAGAAGCTGAATTGGGTGGAAGTAACTATCAAACTATATTCTTAGATCCCAAAACTTACTCTGACTGCAAAAAAATAGTAGATTATATAAGAGCCGATAAAATGGTTACTCTTAATTTGGAATATTTAGATGAATTAACAGCAGTAAGACTTATGAACTTTATATCTGGAGCTATGACTGTAAAGGAAGCAACTTATCTTATGATAAGCAAAAAAGTTTATACAGTTGTTCCAAAAAGTATGAAAGTATACTATGAAGACAAAAAAATAATAATTCCTAAAATCTTTAAAGGATTTGGAGAAGAGAGGTAA